CGAAGGAGGCACTGTGAAGATTGATACCAAGCGCGGCGTTTGCGCCGATAAAGTACTGCAGGTACAGCGTTTTTCCGGTTGACTGATCTATCAGGGTTTCCTGTGCCGATCCAACCTGGGGAAGAGATGCCAGTACAATACAACAAAGCAGAACAGCGCGAAAACGGAACATATAATTGGCAATATTCATTTTATTGGTCATTAGTGCATTACCACTGCTGGTACAATGCGCACCCGTGATGGGGTTGTAAGCCTGAGCGCATACATTCCCGAAGCTCGCTGCTGAACGTTAAACTGAACAACGCGCGCTGCATCACCAATGGTGTGCACAAACGTTATGCGGTCAACAACAACTCCCTGCGGATTAACCAGCTCAAGGATATGAAGCCCCTTCTCGTACACCTCAACATCCACCAACAGGTTGTCGGCAGCCGGACTCGGATACGGATTAACCTTAAACTGGCCGGCTTTCTTTATCAATCGCGGACCACCTTCCCGGCAAATGTCAAGTCGCAGCCAGCCGTCCTTCTTCCGTGTAGTATAGGTTGAACTCGTTGCCGAAAGTTCGGCAAACAGAACATGGAGTTCGGTACTGTCGGTACTGCCAAGGGTTGCCTGACCAAGCAGTTCGGTGATGACAGATTCCTGATCTGTTACGGTTACCTGCGGCAGGAGAATTTCCAGTTCAGTGACTCCGCCGATACTTTCGTTGCGAAGAATGGTTCCGATACTCACCCGCTGAACAACCATGACCGATGTAGAATACCGTAGCACCATCCTGCCTTCGGCAGTGACTGATGAAGCAGCACCGGCTACAATCTGGGCTCCTACTGGAATAACCAGTTTATCTTCAGCGGGAGACACCGTCAGTGTTGGCATTCGTACTTCGATCTCCACGTTTAGCCGGCCACGACCGGAAACGGCAACTGCCTTCCGGTCGGCACAAGGCTGATCGATATCAATATAGATCGTGTCAACGTACGCGATGTTATCTGTTGGACTAAATGTTACCGCAAGGTCCAGTCGCTCGCCAGGCTGCAGTAAATATGGCATCGCGGGTCCGCTTATCGTGATAACGCCTCCAGACTCACCCTTCAGACTAATTGCTTTGATGGTGACGGGTAAGGCTCCGGTATTAATAAAGGTTACGGTTTGAGTGCTGGACTGCTGAACGTCCACAAAACCAAACACAACCGGACCGGGCGTGTTGGGAATCGACGTAGCCCGTACACCCGAGAGTGTGCACACAAACGGGGTAGGCTGATTGTTGAGTCGAACGCGTATGGTCACGTCGGCAAACTTGGCTCCATCGGTGCCCCCGCGGGGATCGAATTGAACTACCACTTTTACAATCTCACCGGGCTGCATTGTTGTTCCGGTAACAGCGGCGGGATTGAGTATCGTAAACAAAGGAGCATCCGGACCGGTAATACCGGCTGAAATCAGATCTGCGGGGACATTGCTGGTATTCGTAATCAGAATGGTATCTGTTTTTACCATGCACTCAGCAAGGGCGCCAAAGTCAATCGTGTTGGTAATCCCCACTGACGCATTCTCGGCCGTCCACCGTACAAGCACCGGAAACGAATCGGCACAGGGCTGTCCTGAAATGAACCAAAGCGTATCGACGGCCGACATTTCAAATAGCGGTGATACGGTAATGGTAACAACCTGCATGTCTCCGTTGGCCAGCGTAAACGGTGCAGGAGTAGCCGAGACCACCGTACTTCGTGAACTAACAATCTGGTCGATGGTAACGGAGCTGCCGGTAGTATTGGTGTACTGAACCGGAATCGTAACAGTATTGCCGACGGCAACAAGACCGGCATCGATGTACTTATTTCCTGCAAGGTCAAGGTAGGCAAGAGTGCCACTCAGGGGAACGTCGATTTGTGTAGCATTAAAGGCTGTTGTACGCACACTAAGAATTGCACTTCGCGGTATGGTAGGATCGGCAACAGGACGAAATGCGATCTCGTACAGGGCAGTACCGCCGGGTGGCAGGATTGTATCCTTGGGCTGACGTAAGATGGTAAAATCAGCCTGATTGGTTCCGTTAATAAAGGCAGGATACAGAAGATTAACGTCAATACCTCCGGTGTTTCTGATCAGTACCTGCTCAACGGCTGATTGGCACGTGCGGGTAGGCGGGTAAACAACAAAACCAGGGTCGGCAATAACCTGGGCCGCCTGCGACTGCCCTGCCAGCAAAATGATGACGGAGTCACTGCAGCTACGTCCGCCCAATGTGGTTGTATTGGAACTCATGAGTTTTACCGTAGCCTGGTGGCTTCCACCTGCTATCGGTGCGTACTCAAACAACAGGTCAACAACCCCGCCCGGTTTAATGATACCTGGTAGAGCTGGTGTAGCTGAAACAAGCCGGAACGGTGCCGGAACGGCCGGTATGGCGCCAACGTCAAGATCGCTGGAACCGTCATTACGAAGCTGAAGCAGTAATTGCTTTGCCGAACCTGTGGGAACAATACCGAACTGCCCTGTTCCAAGTAGGGTAAAACCGGGTGCAACACCTTCAAAACGGATCCAGACGGTATCAGGCTCGTCACAGCCATCGATGTTTAACAGTGTAGCTACCACGCCCGGACCAACCCGCTTGGCTACAATCGTAAAGTTCAGGTTCCTGAATCCGCCAACATCAATCGTGAAGGGCAGATTAGCGCTTACCTCTACAAGGCTACGGTTGGAGCTCACAAACGATAGC
This is a stretch of genomic DNA from Ignavibacteria bacterium. It encodes these proteins:
- a CDS encoding choice-of-anchor D domain-containing protein, which codes for MKYQSNLVGGVPKILAAIVCVLGMVMPGQTVAKPVISYLLPDIGTTRYATYIEIIGPHNANNNFGSDGFSLNNPGDNVRVRCARPADTAIVKIGPCVVSWNGRMISTTVFVVPTVIPNSHDWTQLQPQFKIPLVVEVGGQTSDADTFYIVRPTPIGDKRTSSDIVFGEGSLGRRSRRGAMIIDSMYLSGAEYKISTNDTDPGTPGNQGYLPFVLMSVGRLIAQNGCIINASGYGSNGGPGGGGGGGSVFNAPIASSGGSNGGNGYTGGGPGGENATIGSNSRRKPGIGSGQDLPPGGQFGSASLNGNPGGDLTSAYENSGGGTGHPFGESGRGCDNKDQCNPTGGAGGGSGGREGQPGASAGNATDGLSSPGLNNKGRKVGNTMLVPLAGGSGGASGNPSGVAGKGSAGGGGGGAISIHASQLGNFDVFANGSVASLLDIPGGGGSGGGVILGSRLDNVGVGSSAAQAVGQDRSPYLRGAPGRIRYDFWLKTSATTEIGILSDTITVSLRDVSIIGNASGQDVCVFIKPENGSWTAYDTISNYAPTGSSGSWRFSTRLPGTDTVYYIAFGLIIPSPVQDQFTAEPSMVFSQSAWNIIRLKGPPIIKTDKKRDLGVYRCEGEVVRDTIVVTNLGESPLEITTARFIGNPTGYSVVSPTAFPDSIQSNDSKVYVIEFRPPATMSGLQSEKLELVNTDTSSLRNPWIVEYVSDVRPIKLSYRYRGSKVDTVNVGPLCVNSVLSEQIILENIGLDPVTPLSFVSSNRSLVEVSANLPFTIDVGGFRNLNFTIVAKRVGPGVVATLLNIDGCDEPDTVWIRFEGVAPGFTLLGTGQFGIVPTGSAKQLLLQLRNDGSSDLDVGAIPAVPAPFRLVSATPALPGIIKPGGVVDLLFEYAPIAGGSHQATVKLMSSNTTTLGGRSCSDSVIILLAGQSQAAQVIADPGFVVYPPTRTCQSAVEQVLIRNTGGIDVNLLYPAFINGTNQADFTILRQPKDTILPPGGTALYEIAFRPVADPTIPRSAILSVRTTAFNATQIDVPLSGTLAYLDLAGNKYIDAGLVAVGNTVTIPVQYTNTTGSSVTIDQIVSSRSTVVSATPAPFTLANGDMQVVTITVSPLFEMSAVDTLWFISGQPCADSFPVLVRWTAENASVGITNTIDFGALAECMVKTDTILITNTSNVPADLISAGITGPDAPLFTILNPAAVTGTTMQPGEIVKVVVQFDPRGGTDGAKFADVTIRVRLNNQPTPFVCTLSGVRATSIPNTPGPVVFGFVDVQQSSTQTVTFINTGALPVTIKAISLKGESGGVITISGPAMPYLLQPGERLDLAVTFSPTDNIAYVDTIYIDIDQPCADRKAVAVSGRGRLNVEIEVRMPTLTVSPAEDKLVIPVGAQIVAGAASSVTAEGRMVLRYSTSVMVVQRVSIGTILRNESIGGVTELEILLPQVTVTDQESVITELLGQATLGSTDSTELHVLFAELSATSSTYTTRKKDGWLRLDICREGGPRLIKKAGQFKVNPYPSPAADNLLVDVEVYEKGLHILELVNPQGVVVDRITFVHTIGDAARVVQFNVQQRASGMYALRLTTPSRVRIVPAVVMH